The Deinococcus betulae genome includes a window with the following:
- a CDS encoding GGDEF domain-containing protein — translation MRRFSLPTTADFQARRAACPFTRPLDRRTLNARLLGAVLLAMLVRLLYVPLDGFERWALPLLSVLMSGLLLTLTVTRVQLRTLHVLTLLGAWGYVLGHLWHVLFRVPAETQMQVLGSLGPWAAVLLASHLWLLGRRVSLPLSLLALGSTAALLLAHVLLTPGALQQPVVGAVLQLLLGGAVLLAGQHSAAHRALGDLRRDLLGDGDAGRETLTGLPGRAMMERWLTRQAQRRPEGLGVAVIGLDAPHPGVPADATPEPHRLAHVARVILGAVRDDDLLGCLDDGQLVLVLRAADARSARAVCERLRVRVASRPVDGANVTVSIALAFQDGRQDGLTLLREAEDSLNALHQTGQNRVVLGAPPTEAPNPDTLGLQMQPA, via the coding sequence ATGCGCCGTTTCTCTCTCCCTACCACCGCTGACTTCCAGGCCCGGCGCGCTGCCTGCCCCTTTACCCGCCCGCTGGACCGCCGCACCCTAAACGCCCGCCTGCTGGGCGCGGTGCTGCTGGCGATGCTGGTGCGGCTGCTCTACGTGCCGCTGGACGGCTTTGAGCGCTGGGCGCTGCCGCTGCTCAGTGTGCTGATGTCCGGCCTGCTGCTGACCCTAACGGTCACGCGCGTTCAGCTGCGGACCCTGCATGTGCTCACGCTGCTGGGCGCCTGGGGGTATGTGCTGGGCCACCTGTGGCATGTGCTGTTCCGGGTGCCCGCCGAAACGCAGATGCAGGTGCTGGGCAGCCTGGGACCGTGGGCCGCCGTGCTGCTAGCTTCGCACCTCTGGTTGCTGGGACGGCGGGTCAGCTTGCCCCTCAGCCTGCTGGCGCTGGGCAGCACCGCAGCGCTGCTGCTGGCACACGTCCTGCTGACGCCCGGCGCCCTGCAGCAGCCGGTCGTGGGCGCGGTGCTGCAACTGCTGCTGGGCGGCGCGGTCCTGCTGGCTGGCCAGCACAGCGCCGCCCACCGCGCCCTGGGCGACCTGCGCCGCGATCTGCTGGGCGACGGCGACGCCGGGCGCGAAACCCTGACCGGCCTGCCAGGCCGCGCCATGATGGAACGCTGGCTCACCCGCCAGGCTCAGCGCCGTCCCGAGGGCCTGGGTGTGGCTGTGATTGGACTGGACGCTCCGCACCCCGGCGTGCCGGCAGACGCCACCCCTGAGCCTCACCGCCTCGCCCACGTGGCGCGGGTGATTCTGGGTGCCGTGCGGGACGACGACCTGCTGGGCTGCCTGGACGACGGCCAGCTGGTTCTGGTCCTGCGCGCTGCCGACGCCCGCTCGGCCCGCGCCGTGTGCGAACGGCTGCGCGTGCGCGTGGCTTCGCGGCCTGTGGATGGCGCCAATGTCACGGTCAGCATCGCCCTGGCGTTTCAGGATGGCCGTCAAGATGGCCTGACCCTGCTGCGCGAGGCCGAGGACAGCCTGAACGCCCTGCACCAGACCGGCCAGAACCGCGTGGTCCTGGGCGCACCGCCGACGGAGGCCCCCAACCCAGACACCCTGGGCCTTCAGATGCAACCTGCATAA
- the pxpA gene encoding 5-oxoprolinase subunit PxpA has protein sequence MHTGTDLNADLGEGSAHEEAVMAFVTSANIACGGHAGDAETMRDSLRLAARHGVAAGAHPGFPDREGFGRRELHFAPAEVTAFVREQIEALKAVAAREGVTLRHVKPHGMLYNMAARDPALARAVAQAAHDSGLPLYYGLAGDDSVMLRGARALGLTALGEGFADRGYALDGTLWPRSQAGALLPHAAAVAQGVRIARQGQVQAVTGEWVRVPAQTLCLHGDGAEAAELARDLRAALEAAGVRVLAPAPST, from the coding sequence ATGCACACTGGCACCGACCTGAATGCCGACCTGGGCGAGGGCAGCGCCCACGAAGAAGCCGTGATGGCGTTCGTGACCAGCGCCAACATCGCCTGCGGGGGCCACGCTGGCGACGCCGAAACCATGCGGGACAGCCTGCGTCTGGCCGCGCGTCACGGGGTGGCGGCCGGCGCCCACCCTGGGTTTCCAGACCGCGAGGGCTTTGGGCGGCGCGAACTGCACTTTGCCCCCGCCGAGGTCACGGCCTTCGTCCGGGAGCAGATTGAAGCGCTCAAGGCGGTGGCAGCGCGCGAGGGGGTGACGCTGCGCCACGTCAAACCGCACGGCATGCTCTACAACATGGCCGCGCGGGACCCAGCACTGGCCCGCGCCGTTGCCCAAGCGGCTCATGACAGCGGCTTGCCGCTGTACTACGGCCTGGCTGGCGACGACAGCGTGATGCTGCGCGGGGCGCGGGCGCTGGGCCTGACAGCGCTGGGCGAAGGTTTTGCTGACCGTGGCTACGCCCTGGACGGCACACTCTGGCCGCGCTCGCAAGCCGGCGCCCTGCTGCCTCATGCGGCGGCGGTGGCGCAGGGGGTCAGGATTGCCCGCCAGGGCCAGGTGCAAGCCGTGACGGGCGAATGGGTCCGTGTGCCCGCCCAGACGCTCTGCCTGCACGGCGACGGCGCCGAGGCCGCCGAGCTGGCGCGTGATCTGCGCGCGGCGCTGGAGGCAGCGGGCGTGCGCGTTCTAGCCCCGGCCCCCAGCACATGA
- a CDS encoding biotin-dependent carboxyltransferase family protein has translation MLEVLRGGLHTTVQDAGRRVRALGVPAGGAADPVARRLANALVGNPPGAAGLEVTLGGPALRFDAGALVSLCGAPFEALLDGQPFPLWRAVPVPTGGRLDLRGTPAGARAFLAVRGGLNGQEVFGSHSTDVYSGFGGYEGRVLRAGDRLTWADRPSVQPPRAFLSPEVQTPTGPNVRLRVVPTPDATAMLLAALCGPTFTVSAQADRMGVRLTEGVPAPHDPTRASVPNVPGLVQVPPGGQPIVLLPDAGTHGGYPAPLVVIQADLARLGQLRPGNQVQFEPVPTAAARTALWQQEQGLRQAEAALRLWYAAQAG, from the coding sequence GTGCTTGAGGTCCTGCGCGGCGGCCTACACACCACCGTGCAGGATGCAGGCCGCCGCGTGCGTGCCCTGGGGGTGCCGGCTGGAGGTGCAGCTGACCCGGTGGCCCGGCGCCTGGCCAACGCCCTGGTGGGCAATCCGCCCGGCGCGGCGGGCCTGGAGGTAACCCTGGGCGGCCCGGCACTGCGCTTTGACGCTGGGGCGCTGGTCAGCCTGTGCGGCGCGCCCTTCGAGGCGCTGCTGGACGGACAGCCCTTCCCCCTGTGGCGGGCCGTCCCGGTGCCCACTGGCGGACGGCTGGACCTCCGCGGCACACCGGCAGGCGCGCGGGCCTTTCTGGCGGTGCGCGGAGGGCTCAACGGCCAGGAGGTATTTGGCAGCCACTCAACCGATGTCTACAGCGGCTTTGGCGGCTATGAGGGCCGAGTGCTGCGGGCGGGTGACCGTCTGACCTGGGCCGACAGGCCAAGTGTGCAGCCCCCCCGCGCTTTTCTCTCGCCGGAGGTGCAGACCCCCACCGGCCCCAATGTCAGGTTGCGGGTGGTGCCCACCCCCGACGCGACCGCCATGCTGCTGGCGGCGCTGTGTGGCCCAACCTTCACCGTCAGCGCGCAGGCTGACCGCATGGGCGTGCGCTTGACCGAAGGCGTACCGGCCCCTCACGACCCCACGCGCGCCAGCGTGCCCAACGTACCTGGCCTGGTGCAGGTGCCGCCGGGGGGGCAGCCTATCGTGCTGCTGCCCGACGCCGGCACCCACGGCGGCTACCCAGCGCCGCTGGTGGTGATTCAGGCCGACCTCGCCCGGCTGGGACAGCTGCGCCCTGGCAACCAGGTGCAGTTTGAACCGGTGCCCACGGCCGCCGCCCGAACCGCCCTCTGGCAGCAGGAACAGGGGCTGCGGCAGGCCGAGGCGGCTCTGCGCCTGTGGTACGCCGCCCAGGCTGGATAA
- a CDS encoding 5-oxoprolinase subunit B family protein, whose protein sequence is MSAVTFLPLGDAALVVLTGRARGLHRHLTRQGLPGLLDSVPALGQLTLLFDPLCTEADTLAGAVRAALATLPPETETQGQTLTVPVTFGGPDLAWCAAHAGLSEAAFVAAVCAAPLEVAFLGFTPGFAFLTGLPTALQMPRLDTPRAGVPAGSVALGGPWAGVYPRATPGGWRVVGHTALNLFDPARPQPVLWQPGDRVRFEAARA, encoded by the coding sequence ATGTCGGCGGTGACCTTTCTGCCTTTAGGGGACGCGGCGCTGGTGGTCCTGACTGGGCGGGCGCGTGGCTTGCACCGCCACCTGACGAGGCAGGGGCTGCCTGGCCTGCTGGACAGCGTGCCCGCGCTGGGCCAGCTGACCCTGCTGTTTGACCCGCTCTGTACCGAAGCCGACACCCTGGCTGGAGCAGTGCGCGCGGCCCTGGCCACCCTGCCGCCCGAGACCGAGACCCAGGGCCAGACCCTCACCGTGCCGGTGACATTTGGCGGCCCCGACCTGGCGTGGTGCGCCGCGCATGCTGGTCTGAGTGAGGCAGCTTTTGTGGCTGCCGTATGCGCCGCACCGCTGGAGGTGGCTTTTCTGGGGTTCACACCGGGGTTCGCCTTTCTGACAGGCTTGCCCACGGCCCTCCAGATGCCGCGCCTGGACACCCCGCGCGCTGGGGTGCCAGCGGGCAGTGTGGCGCTGGGCGGGCCGTGGGCTGGCGTATACCCACGGGCCACACCGGGCGGGTGGCGGGTCGTTGGTCATACAGCCCTGAACCTTTTTGACCCGGCCCGCCCCCAGCCGGTGCTGTGGCAGCCGGGCGACCGCGTGCGCTTTGAGGCCGCCCGTGCTTGA
- a CDS encoding nitrilase-related carbon-nitrogen hydrolase — protein sequence MTRRVRAVAVQPQWHASDFTSARRFRAWLRAQLESSRPHLAPDRPNLVVLTELNGLPLVLRGGGWALGLGTFQRVMLALFVARLPRTLPTLLRERVSPVRALQLADIDRNTALYLQTCRDLAREYGVYLCCGSAPMPRYEVRGGRLRRAPGVLTNQTVLFDPQGQLIGTADKVHLTPDEEADGVDLTPGRLEELRVFPTPAGDLGVAISLDAFRADVIARLEAQGCTVLLQPDANGAPWTAKEGLPPDPAHVRDQPVAWLESSWQVTATSSQIRYAVNPMVVGNLLDLTFDGQSAITGPAEEASAPQSYVLTEPRPGFLALAPWVATGESEALRQTGRQLAAHSGYAQENAYHQTVLSADLTLPKSHLAPPPPTAHEEALRALLRGEVQWPRRAPLMVWAALLGAGVLLLRRWR from the coding sequence ATGACCCGCCGCGTCCGCGCCGTGGCTGTGCAGCCCCAGTGGCACGCCAGCGACTTTACCAGTGCCCGGCGGTTTCGCGCCTGGCTGCGCGCCCAGCTGGAAAGCAGCCGCCCGCACCTCGCGCCTGACCGTCCCAATCTGGTGGTGCTGACCGAACTCAATGGCCTGCCGCTGGTGCTGCGCGGCGGCGGCTGGGCGCTGGGGCTGGGCACCTTTCAGCGAGTGATGCTGGCGCTGTTTGTGGCCCGCCTGCCCCGCACCCTGCCCACGCTGCTGCGCGAACGGGTGTCGCCTGTGCGCGCCCTGCAACTGGCCGACATTGACCGTAATACGGCGCTGTACCTCCAGACATGCCGTGACCTGGCCCGCGAGTACGGCGTGTACCTCTGCTGCGGCTCGGCGCCCATGCCCCGCTACGAGGTCCGTGGAGGCCGCTTGCGGCGTGCGCCGGGCGTCCTGACCAATCAGACGGTGCTGTTTGACCCCCAGGGTCAGCTGATTGGCACCGCCGACAAAGTGCACTTGACGCCCGATGAGGAAGCGGATGGCGTGGACTTGACCCCCGGCCGCCTGGAGGAGCTGCGTGTGTTTCCGACTCCGGCCGGTGACCTGGGGGTGGCGATCAGCCTGGACGCGTTCCGGGCCGACGTGATTGCCCGTCTGGAGGCCCAGGGCTGCACCGTGCTGCTTCAGCCGGACGCCAACGGCGCGCCTTGGACGGCCAAGGAAGGCCTGCCCCCCGACCCGGCCCATGTGCGCGACCAGCCGGTGGCCTGGCTGGAAAGCAGCTGGCAGGTGACAGCCACCAGCTCTCAAATTCGGTATGCCGTCAACCCGATGGTGGTGGGCAACCTGCTGGACCTGACGTTCGACGGCCAGAGCGCCATCACCGGGCCAGCAGAGGAGGCCAGTGCGCCGCAGAGCTACGTCCTGACCGAGCCTCGCCCCGGCTTTCTGGCCCTGGCTCCGTGGGTGGCCACCGGCGAGTCAGAGGCGCTGCGGCAGACCGGTCGGCAATTGGCCGCCCACAGTGGATACGCCCAGGAAAACGCCTACCATCAGACAGTCCTGAGTGCGGACCTGACCTTGCCTAAGAGCCACCTAGCGCCGCCGCCCCCTACGGCCCACGAAGAAGCCCTGCGCGCCCTCTTGCGTGGTGAGGTGCAGTGGCCGCGCCGGGCACCACTGATGGTGTGGGCAGCGCTTCTGGGCGCGGGCGTTCTGCTGCTGCGCCGTTGGCGTTGA
- a CDS encoding zf-HC2 domain-containing protein encodes MTHIDEERLLAYASGRLPEAELEEIQTHLGECPSCADIVYSHLDDVMALARELGPVPVPLEWEDQIMRQLPRLEQKEVSWPEHLPKRSRTLLTLGPILALREWDTKRDEDTRQYDTIALALKAFDLIVESTGFGVQVSEEDVFKELQPLLHQMDLAANVPSHRGRQAAFVSRLLGRLRRDEDARRPFIATYADFENNRLAKRDVPFHLLEERFVEGGQFALRLSTEATNMYLGALDLAIEDAQAALEGVIKSQIDRGRFDEAVHFAQDARARSVQLQEKFDRLLRDTRRDVTRVDWQSEVPRMLSEGLSHLSGRLRVEQEIVQTARDRLEQLPLGSEKAQQVARIATLIDECFIRHTNLHHVLLEAREVFFAEQDRQAFVPRARAHLPNLFSEVLEPLLAAPGTQALTALEGDAAREGLPDEALPIWSTLLPVEAPQVFSLTDLVSWLLRPKRAIPAESTEATALIWEEAVPDPQRYPPEIQAAGQAYLGRGATRLSDLLNTAAQEEQPQAVLEYLGLRALQAFEDDRPSPLKAEREGTLFETAGFYGDELTLNWLNVEQENTS; translated from the coding sequence ATGACTCACATTGATGAAGAACGCTTACTGGCCTACGCGTCTGGGCGTCTTCCCGAAGCCGAATTAGAAGAGATTCAGACCCATCTGGGCGAATGTCCAAGCTGCGCCGACATTGTTTACAGCCACCTTGACGACGTGATGGCTCTGGCACGGGAGCTTGGGCCAGTTCCTGTACCTCTGGAATGGGAAGACCAGATCATGCGCCAGCTGCCACGACTGGAACAGAAAGAGGTGTCCTGGCCTGAGCACCTGCCCAAGCGCTCACGGACTCTCCTGACTCTAGGGCCCATCCTGGCTCTGCGCGAATGGGACACCAAGCGCGACGAGGACACCAGGCAATACGACACCATCGCGCTGGCTCTGAAGGCGTTTGACCTAATTGTCGAGTCCACCGGCTTCGGCGTGCAGGTGAGTGAAGAAGATGTCTTCAAGGAGTTGCAACCCCTTCTGCATCAGATGGACCTTGCCGCCAACGTGCCGTCCCACCGGGGGCGACAGGCTGCCTTTGTCAGTCGGCTGCTGGGTCGCCTGCGAAGGGATGAAGATGCCCGGCGACCTTTCATCGCCACCTACGCAGACTTCGAGAACAACCGGCTGGCAAAGCGCGATGTGCCGTTTCACCTTCTCGAAGAGCGGTTTGTGGAAGGCGGGCAGTTTGCCCTCCGGCTGTCCACGGAAGCCACCAACATGTACCTCGGCGCGCTTGATCTGGCGATTGAAGACGCCCAGGCGGCCCTTGAAGGGGTCATCAAATCCCAGATCGACCGCGGGCGTTTTGACGAGGCAGTGCACTTTGCCCAGGACGCGCGGGCCCGCTCGGTTCAGCTGCAGGAGAAATTCGACCGCTTGCTGCGGGACACACGGCGGGACGTGACACGGGTGGACTGGCAGAGCGAAGTGCCGCGCATGCTGAGCGAGGGGCTTAGTCACCTGAGCGGCCGGCTGCGAGTCGAGCAGGAGATCGTTCAAACAGCGCGTGACCGCTTGGAGCAATTGCCACTGGGCAGTGAGAAAGCCCAGCAAGTGGCGCGCATTGCCACCCTGATTGACGAGTGCTTTATTCGCCACACCAACCTTCACCATGTCCTGCTGGAAGCGCGGGAAGTCTTTTTCGCCGAACAGGACCGGCAGGCTTTTGTACCCCGAGCGCGTGCCCATCTACCCAACCTGTTCAGCGAGGTCCTCGAACCTCTTCTTGCCGCTCCCGGTACGCAGGCCTTAACTGCGCTTGAAGGCGACGCGGCGAGAGAGGGACTGCCGGATGAGGCGCTGCCAATCTGGTCCACCTTGCTGCCGGTGGAGGCACCTCAAGTCTTCTCTCTCACGGACTTGGTGTCGTGGCTCCTCCGGCCTAAACGGGCCATTCCAGCCGAAAGCACTGAGGCGACAGCGCTGATCTGGGAAGAGGCAGTGCCCGATCCGCAGCGTTACCCGCCTGAGATTCAGGCGGCAGGGCAGGCTTACCTGGGGCGGGGGGCCACACGCCTTTCGGATCTCCTGAACACGGCAGCGCAAGAAGAGCAGCCCCAGGCCGTTCTGGAATACCTGGGGCTCAGGGCCCTTCAGGCATTCGAGGATGATCGGCCGTCGCCACTGAAGGCCGAGCGCGAAGGCACATTGTTTGAAACGGCTGGTTTCTACGGCGACGAACTCACGCTGAACTGGCTGAACGTAGAACAGGAGAACACCTCATGA
- a CDS encoding RNA polymerase sigma factor: MEDFPDEVLLRLILEGNQLAFRELYRREAGYVHAVIRRLINCPDEVEQTLFEAFSFFYRDAVHLRDLTGKLSKDELYRLAKQRAWTRRNLEKPIELSFEYQEPFLFAYSHHEQIEQRVEIERLRQGMDFYDLELMDLWDKGYSTQEIASLQGIPVGTAKTRISALRRRLLQQGQKLGLNNDSH, from the coding sequence ATGGAAGACTTCCCAGATGAAGTTCTACTGAGGCTCATCCTTGAAGGGAATCAGCTGGCGTTTCGGGAGCTGTATCGTCGTGAAGCAGGTTATGTCCACGCCGTCATCCGACGTTTAATCAACTGTCCTGATGAGGTTGAGCAGACTCTCTTTGAGGCTTTTAGCTTCTTCTACCGCGACGCCGTGCACCTTCGCGATTTAACAGGCAAGTTGTCGAAGGATGAGCTTTATCGTTTAGCTAAACAGCGTGCTTGGACTAGACGAAATCTAGAAAAGCCAATCGAATTATCATTTGAGTACCAAGAGCCGTTCCTCTTTGCTTATTCACATCATGAACAAATTGAGCAGCGTGTTGAGATTGAGCGTCTACGGCAGGGGATGGATTTCTACGATCTAGAGCTTATGGATCTTTGGGATAAAGGCTACTCCACTCAAGAGATTGCTTCTTTACAAGGTATACCGGTTGGAACGGCCAAAACTAGAATCAGTGCTTTACGCCGACGCTTACTCCAGCAAGGCCAAAAGCTGGGATTGAATAATGACTCACATTGA
- a CDS encoding ABC-F family ATP-binding cassette domain-containing protein, which produces MLVAALDASKEYGPLTVLSDVTFAVQPGDRVGLVGRNGAGKSTLLKLLTGELIPDGGVVKRGPGVHVRALQQDPVFAPDATVDSVLSAAFHDLDQLEAELHAAAEAMSSGTPESILHHEALLEHYQRRGGFERRSRKDAVTLAFGFRGREQDLASGLSGGERTRLGLAALLVENPDVLLLDEPTNQLDIVMVEWLEAFLGRYPGAVLVISHDRTFLDTVTRETAYLRSGTLKVYAGNYSTFRETLAVELEGQAARHATESKQIASLQASADRMKIWGLGMSKLARRAKAMQARVDRMQARATAAPPPEQRTARITFHAPESGDVVLDARHVTRTLPGGRTLYRDVNVQIRRGERIAIIGRNGAGKTTLLRALLGLDKGDDARARVLTGARVTVGYYDQALRGVDPAETLYDVARAYTQKDPEAHDLLGTFMFPYDQHDKPARILSGGERARLALLKLAQEDHNLLVMDEPTNHLDMEMVEALEDALEHFTGTLMMVSHDRAFIEGLADRIWLVEEGQFYEYPGWEDYKAKHRSVETEVAPKPTPKPTAPKGKGLWHLKREVEALEADIARLEGELEQAQAALASASPDADFAALGQAAHDLEVQLETRMDAWGAKQAEVEARST; this is translated from the coding sequence GTGCTTGTTGCCGCCCTAGACGCCAGTAAAGAGTACGGCCCGCTGACCGTCTTGTCCGACGTGACCTTCGCCGTGCAGCCTGGCGACCGCGTGGGCCTGGTAGGCCGCAACGGTGCGGGCAAAAGCACCCTACTAAAACTCCTGACGGGTGAACTGATCCCAGACGGCGGCGTGGTCAAACGTGGCCCTGGTGTACATGTGCGCGCCCTGCAACAAGATCCCGTGTTTGCCCCTGATGCCACGGTGGACAGCGTCCTGAGCGCCGCTTTTCATGACCTTGACCAGTTGGAAGCTGAGCTGCACGCGGCCGCCGAAGCCATGAGCAGCGGCACTCCCGAGAGCATCCTGCACCACGAAGCGCTGCTGGAGCACTATCAGCGCCGGGGCGGCTTCGAGCGCCGGAGCCGCAAGGACGCCGTGACCCTGGCCTTCGGATTCCGGGGGCGCGAACAGGACCTGGCCTCGGGTCTGAGCGGCGGCGAGCGTACCCGCCTGGGCCTGGCCGCGCTGCTGGTCGAAAACCCCGACGTCCTGCTGCTGGACGAGCCCACCAACCAGCTCGACATCGTGATGGTCGAGTGGCTGGAAGCTTTCCTCGGCCGCTATCCGGGCGCCGTGCTGGTCATCAGCCATGACCGCACCTTCTTAGACACGGTCACGCGTGAAACGGCCTACCTCCGCAGCGGCACCCTCAAGGTGTATGCCGGCAACTACTCGACTTTCCGCGAGACGCTGGCTGTGGAACTAGAAGGCCAGGCAGCCCGTCATGCCACCGAAAGCAAGCAGATTGCCTCCCTGCAGGCCAGCGCTGACCGCATGAAAATCTGGGGCCTGGGCATGAGCAAATTGGCCCGGCGCGCCAAGGCCATGCAGGCACGAGTGGACCGCATGCAGGCCCGCGCCACCGCCGCACCACCGCCCGAGCAGCGCACCGCGCGCATCACTTTCCACGCGCCCGAAAGTGGGGACGTGGTGCTGGACGCCCGGCATGTCACCCGTACCCTGCCCGGTGGCCGCACCCTGTACCGCGACGTCAACGTGCAGATTCGGCGGGGCGAGCGCATTGCCATCATCGGGCGCAACGGGGCCGGCAAGACCACCCTGCTGCGCGCCCTGCTGGGGCTGGACAAGGGGGACGATGCGCGCGCCCGCGTACTGACCGGCGCGCGCGTCACGGTGGGCTACTACGATCAGGCCCTGCGCGGCGTGGACCCAGCCGAGACCCTGTACGACGTGGCCCGCGCCTACACCCAGAAAGACCCCGAGGCCCACGACCTGCTGGGCACCTTTATGTTTCCCTACGACCAGCACGACAAGCCCGCGCGCATCTTGTCGGGCGGTGAGCGGGCCCGGTTGGCGCTGCTCAAGCTGGCCCAGGAAGACCACAATCTGCTGGTGATGGACGAGCCGACCAACCACCTGGATATGGAGATGGTCGAGGCGCTGGAGGACGCTCTGGAGCACTTTACCGGCACTTTGATGATGGTCAGCCACGACCGCGCGTTCATTGAGGGTCTGGCCGACCGTATCTGGCTGGTCGAGGAGGGACAGTTCTACGAGTACCCCGGTTGGGAGGACTATAAGGCCAAGCACAGGAGCGTGGAGACCGAGGTGGCCCCCAAGCCCACGCCGAAGCCGACCGCGCCCAAAGGCAAGGGCCTATGGCATCTCAAGCGTGAGGTTGAGGCCCTGGAAGCCGATATCGCCCGTCTGGAAGGCGAGTTGGAGCAGGCGCAGGCGGCCCTGGCCAGCGCCTCCCCAGACGCTGATTTCGCTGCGCTGGGTCAGGCCGCGCATGACCTGGAAGTGCAACTCGAAACCCGCATGGACGCCTGGGGCGCCAAGCAGGCTGAGGTCGAGGCCAGAAGCACCTGA
- a CDS encoding DUF1540 domain-containing protein: MNDTEGQSMVSRCDATTCRYNEDMACTAGQIEVSLSGQQAQCITFSPAEGTGDAYSATADN; encoded by the coding sequence ATGAACGACACCGAAGGCCAGAGCATGGTCAGCCGCTGCGACGCCACCACCTGCCGCTATAACGAGGACATGGCCTGTACCGCCGGCCAGATTGAGGTCAGTCTGAGCGGCCAGCAGGCCCAGTGCATCACCTTTAGCCCCGCTGAGGGCACTGGTGACGCCTACAGCGCGACTGCCGACAACTAG
- a CDS encoding phosphotransferase family protein: MPAEAQALADARTLLGPGAYLLARGATCLAYTDGRRVARLARTADARLGVQVQLQRRLAAQGVPVPPVLETGLLRGETPYSVDILISGDGQPPTAAGWADLGEALGALHHLPHEGYGLLEDRADGLRGQASRPELGIITRLPGVWPFGPVPLTVHPLIQADSALLAPLTALKAQLREAVRHPAAVCHTDLHAGQLIWRGGRLAALLDFGDAAAGPPAWDTASVAYFHGWAAAQQVAAAAGQPCGEASALFGVLLALHRASRAQRREQVRQAVTFAFSCLRRLGAEPPGPDRCIHHRHSQLTPPHKAPEL; the protein is encoded by the coding sequence ATGCCCGCTGAAGCGCAGGCGCTGGCCGACGCCCGCACCCTGCTGGGGCCAGGGGCCTACCTGCTGGCACGCGGCGCCACCTGCCTGGCCTACACGGACGGCCGCCGGGTGGCCCGGCTGGCCCGCACGGCTGATGCCCGGCTGGGCGTTCAGGTGCAGCTTCAGCGGCGGCTGGCCGCGCAGGGGGTGCCAGTGCCCCCCGTGCTTGAAACCGGCCTGCTGCGCGGCGAGACGCCCTACAGCGTGGACATTCTGATCAGCGGGGACGGCCAGCCCCCCACAGCCGCCGGCTGGGCCGATCTGGGCGAGGCACTGGGGGCGCTGCACCACCTGCCGCATGAGGGTTACGGCCTCCTGGAGGACCGGGCAGACGGCCTGCGTGGCCAGGCCAGCCGTCCTGAGCTGGGCATCATTACCCGCCTGCCGGGGGTGTGGCCCTTTGGTCCGGTGCCCCTGACCGTACATCCACTGATCCAGGCCGATAGCGCTTTGCTGGCACCGCTGACTGCCCTCAAAGCGCAGTTGCGTGAGGCGGTCAGGCACCCGGCGGCGGTGTGCCACACCGACCTGCACGCTGGACAGCTGATCTGGCGCGGTGGGCGCCTGGCCGCCCTGTTGGACTTCGGGGACGCCGCGGCTGGGCCGCCCGCCTGGGACACCGCCAGCGTGGCCTATTTTCACGGCTGGGCGGCGGCGCAGCAGGTGGCGGCCGCCGCTGGCCAACCCTGCGGTGAAGCCAGTGCCCTGTTTGGCGTGCTGCTGGCCCTGCACCGGGCCAGCCGGGCGCAGCGGCGTGAACAGGTGCGGCAGGCCGTGACGTTTGCCTTCAGCTGCCTCCGCCGCCTGGGTGCGGAACCCCCGGGTCCTGATCGCTGCATCCACCACCGGCACAGTCAACTCACCCCACCACACAAGGCGCCGGAGCTGTAG
- a CDS encoding uridine kinase has product MPAPPPVLPAADRQAVLPWLVVRLAAQPACPVLRVAIDGVDGAGKTTLADELAVALHDLGRPVIRISADAFHAPRAVRYQLGRDSPQGFYEASYDLDALRHEVLRPLSPSGSGLYRTAAFDVERDLPVLAAPQKAEPGSILLLDGLFLHRPELRAFWDDSVFLRVPFEVSVPRGAARGPGYGSPDPQAASNRRYIEGNRLYFAHAQPEKHAGVVLDYTSLSRPQVLYAR; this is encoded by the coding sequence ATGCCCGCGCCCCCCCCTGTCCTGCCGGCGGCAGACCGGCAGGCCGTCTTGCCGTGGCTCGTGGTGCGCCTGGCGGCCCAGCCGGCCTGCCCGGTGCTGCGTGTGGCCATTGACGGCGTGGACGGCGCCGGCAAGACCACGCTGGCCGATGAGCTGGCAGTGGCCCTGCATGACCTGGGCCGCCCAGTCATCCGGATCAGCGCCGACGCGTTTCATGCGCCGCGCGCTGTGCGCTATCAGCTGGGCCGCGACTCGCCGCAGGGCTTTTACGAGGCTTCGTACGACCTGGACGCTCTGCGCCACGAGGTGCTGCGGCCGCTGTCGCCGAGCGGCTCGGGGCTCTACCGAACGGCGGCCTTTGATGTGGAGCGCGACCTGCCTGTCTTGGCCGCGCCCCAGAAGGCCGAGCCGGGCAGCATTCTCCTGCTAGACGGTCTGTTCCTGCACCGGCCCGAGTTGCGCGCCTTCTGGGACGACTCGGTGTTTCTGCGGGTGCCCTTTGAGGTCTCGGTGCCGCGCGGCGCCGCGCGGGGGCCAGGGTATGGCTCGCCCGATCCACAGGCCGCGAGTAACCGCCGCTATATAGAGGGGAACCGGCTGTATTTTGCCCACGCCCAGCCCGAAAAGCATGCCGGAGTCGTGCTGGACTACACGTCGCTGAGTCGGCCCCAGGTGCTGTATGCCCGCTGA